Part of the Allofrancisella guangzhouensis genome is shown below.
TTTAAATTCGAACGAAAAAGTGTTAATACCTTCACCTTGCTGGGAATATTTACCTAGAATAGTAGAAAATTGTGGTGGAGCTTCTGTCAGGATTGATATTTCTCAAGATATTAATTGGGAGGATTTTATAAAAGAAATAGATCAACGTATAAAAAATGGTATAAAAATAGTTTGTATGAATTCACCTCTTAATCCTACAGGAAAGGTAATCCCTATAAGCGTCAAAAATGAGATTATTAAGTTGTGTCAAAGAAATAAAGTTTGGTACGTTTCTGATGATGTGACTATAGATTTTTGTTATAACAATGAAGATAATTGTTATATAAATAATTCTGACTATTTTATTTCGATAAATTCTTTTTCAAAAAATCTGGGTATTACTGGATTTAGATTTGGCTTTATATTAGCAAATATAAAAATAATTGAGCAGGTTAAAAAGTCTCAGCTTTACACATGTATGTATCCTAATAGTCTTATACAAAAAATTGTTGAAAAATATTTGAGTAAACATCTTCTTAGTTATTATGATTATATTAAAAAAGTTAACTTATCATATAGTAGCAAGGCAAAGACCTATTTTAATATTTTATCTAAGAATAAAAACTTAATTTTAAACCCTATAGAGGGAGGCTTATTTTTTTTTCCTAAAATACAAGATGGCTATTACTTAGATTATAAAAAATTACTAAATGAATATTTTATCACTGTTGCTCCAGGTCAAGCATTTGGTTTGAATATGGAAAATCATTTTAGAATGTTTATTGGAGTAGATGAGAAAGATTTTCTTAAAGCAAGTAGAGCTCTAGAGAAAGTAATTTATAAAAATGCTGTTTAATAAATGCAACTCGATTTAGTATGCATTAAGGTATCAATCGTGGGATGACATGGAAAAAGTTTTAAAAAATGTCCTAAAGAGAAATATAAAACAAATATAAGTTAAAGAGCTGTATAAAAAATTTGGAAATGAACTATTAATAGACCATTATAACAATAGATGCTTCAGGATCATTCAGATTATTAGTAGTAATGATCGAAACAAAATTTGGTAGATCAAAACAATCTTATAGTTTAAATATCCATAAGATCTAAATTACCCAGAAATTGTATAAGTGTAAGGGGAAGGGACAATGGAAGGTATAAAAAACATAAAGATTATTGACGTAACACTCAGAGATGGTGGATATAGAGTTAACTTCAATTTTCCTGATAGCTTAATTAATATGGTGGTAAAAAAGCTTTCTCTAGCTGGGATAGATTATATAGAAGTAGGCTATAGAAATGGATCTTTCAAGAAGATTAATAACATAGGGAAATGTGGACTTGGAAGTGATCATTATATTAAGCGAGTAAGAGAAGTATCTCAATTAGCTAAATTGGTAATGATGTATCATCCTAGAAATGTTGATATATCAGAATTAGAAAGAATGAAAGATAATGGGATTGATTTTTTAAGATGTTGTGTTCCTATCGATAACCCGGGAAATTCAATCGAATATATAAAAGAAAGCAACCGTCTGGGTATTAAAAATTGTGTTAATTTGACTCGTATAAGTCAACATAATATAAATGATATTTTATTTTTTATAGAAAAGCTAAAAAAAGAAAATGTTGAATTGGTGTATTTAGCAGATTCTAATGGAAGTTTGCTACCTACTCAAATATCTAAACTTGTTAGTAGTGTAATTAAAAATATAGATGTAGAAATAGGGTTTCATCCACATAATAACCTTAATTTAGCGATTGCTAATTCAATATCAGCACTAGCAGCTGGGGCAACGTATTTTGACACCTCTATTAGGGGTATGGGTAAAGGTTCAGGAAATTTACAGATAGAGTATTGGATAGCATATTTAATAAAACATGGGTTATTTAAATATGATCTTGGGCCTATATTAGAGCTAGCAGATTATTTTTCTGAAAACGTAGAAAAATCAAATTTAGTATTTTCCTCATCAGATATTATAGCTGCAGCATTAAACTTCTCAGCTGACCAAAGAAAGGCGCTTGTAGGGTATGACTACTCTAATTTTCAGAATAAATATAGAGAATCAAATTTAGTTATGCAGAGGAAAATATATGAAAAAAGTAGCTGTCCTAGGACCTATATTAGCTAGATGGAAAGACCATGTTTATCTCATGAAACCATTTGATGAATTACCAAACCAAGAATTAAAGTTTAAAGCAATAGATCCCTTAACTTTTTGTTATGGTTGTGATTCATTGGGCCAAGCAAAAAATAATTTTTTAGATTGGTTAAAGCTAAATAAGAATGAGTATGATATTTTTATGGGCTTTGCTTTGGGTGGAACACTTATTCAAACTGTGTTTGATGATGGAATTCTTGATGATAAAAAAGTTGTATTGTTTTCTTCACCATCTATTGCTGATGAAGGGCTAAAATCCAAGCTAGGGGAAATATTAGAATATTTGTATAAAGCCGACTTAACTAAAGCATTGATAGCTAAAGAAAAAATAGTAGCTAATTTAGATGATTATGATATTGAGTATGAATTAAGTGAAGTAGAGGAAAAAGAAGCTATTGAACGTATGCAATTAGGATTGAATTTGATATTACAAGCCAATTTATCGATTTTAGAAAAAGTGCCAAAAAATACTAAGGTATATATTGGTGAGAAATCTCAATTGGCAACTCCTAATAACGTTAAATTACCTGCAAATAAAATGGTAATTGTACCAAATGCAAGTATGAGATTATTTCAAGATAATCTTGATTTTATGCTGAATGAATTAGAAAAAACGATAAAGGAGTGGCGTTGTGAATAACTCTTTGAAGAAAATAGCGATATTGCCTGGAGATGGGGTGGGTCAGGACGTAATTTTTGCGACTATGCCTGTGTTTGAAGCATTATCATTAGATTTTGACTTTAGTTATGGAGACGTGGGGTGGGAATGTTGGAGAAAGGAGGGTAATCCTGTTCCTCAGAAAACCTGGGAAATCATAAACAACTGTGATGCCACATTATTAGGAGCAATTACAAGTAAACCATATCAAGAAGCTGTATTAGAGCTACCAAATAATTTAATTGATGACCCTCCTATATATGTTTCTCCAGTTATTCAGCTTAGACAGAATTTAGATCTTTTTGCTAATGTTAGACCTATATCTAATATAAATGACAGAGCTATCGATTTTAATTTAGCTGTAATAAGAGAAAACACAGAGGGATTATATTCAGGGTTAGACTATGGGTATTTACCTGATGAGATTAAGTCTATAGTG
Proteins encoded:
- a CDS encoding beta/alpha barrel domain-containing protein encodes the protein MEGIKNIKIIDVTLRDGGYRVNFNFPDSLINMVVKKLSLAGIDYIEVGYRNGSFKKINNIGKCGLGSDHYIKRVREVSQLAKLVMMYHPRNVDISELERMKDNGIDFLRCCVPIDNPGNSIEYIKESNRLGIKNCVNLTRISQHNINDILFFIEKLKKENVELVYLADSNGSLLPTQISKLVSSVIKNIDVEIGFHPHNNLNLAIANSISALAAGATYFDTSIRGMGKGSGNLQIEYWIAYLIKHGLFKYDLGPILELADYFSENVEKSNLVFSSSDIIAAALNFSADQRKALVGYDYSNFQNKYRESNLVMQRKIYEKSSCPRTYIS
- a CDS encoding pyridoxal phosphate-dependent aminotransferase, with amino-acid sequence MEINFKDTDLPISNLVRSQEMPFIATLDKEAAGLSKQNKNIIKLSGGAPSHYPKELFSIIEELGSNYDCTILNYSPIDGYENLRSLLATLVSDRYHEKYTNKNVLVCSGGCSGLFLVLKTLLNSNEKVLIPSPCWEYLPRIVENCGGASVRIDISQDINWEDFIKEIDQRIKNGIKIVCMNSPLNPTGKVIPISVKNEIIKLCQRNKVWYVSDDVTIDFCYNNEDNCYINNSDYFISINSFSKNLGITGFRFGFILANIKIIEQVKKSQLYTCMYPNSLIQKIVEKYLSKHLLSYYDYIKKVNLSYSSKAKTYFNILSKNKNLILNPIEGGLFFFPKIQDGYYLDYKKLLNEYFITVAPGQAFGLNMENHFRMFIGVDEKDFLKASRALEKVIYKNAV